One region of Xyrauchen texanus isolate HMW12.3.18 chromosome 11, RBS_HiC_50CHRs, whole genome shotgun sequence genomic DNA includes:
- the LOC127651618 gene encoding lymphoid enhancer-binding factor 1-like isoform X2, which produces MPQLSGGGGGDPELCATDEMIPFKDEGDPQKEQIFAEISHSEEEGDLAEIKSSLVNETEISPNSNSHDAARQSQIPPDSYHENLRDHPDDGKHQDMYSKGHPYSSYPGYIMMTNMNNESYMNNGSLSPPIPRVSNKVPVVQPSHAVHPLTPLITYSDEHFAPGPHSGHHPQDVNPKQGMPRHHPGPDIPNFYPLSPGGVGQMTPPLGWFSHHMVPGPPGPHATGIPHPAIVNPQVKHEPHHDTDLMHMKPQHEQRKEQEPKRPHIKKPLNAFMLYMKEMRANVVAECTLKESAAINQILGRRWHALSREEQAKYYELARKERQLHMQLYPGWSARDNYGKKKKRKREKIQEPAPGTGQRMKTAYI; this is translated from the exons ATGCCACAGTTGTCGGGTGGTGGCGGTGGGGACCCGGAGCTCTGCGCCACCGACGAAATGATCCCGTTCAAAGACGAGGGAGACCCGCAGAAGGAGCAGATCTTCGCGGAGATCAGTCACTCGGAGGAGGAGGGAGACCTGGCGGAGATCAAGTCATCTCTGGTCAACGAGACAGAAATCAGTCCCAACAGCAACAGTCACGAC GCAGCTAGACAGTCCCAAATACCACCAGACTCTTACCATGAGAACCTTAGGGACCATCCAGATGATG GCAAGCACCAAGACATGTACAGTAAAGGGCACCCATACTCCAGTTACCCAGGATACATCATGATGACCAATATGAACAACGAATCTTATATGAACAACGGATCTCTCTCGCCTCCCATTCCCAGAGTG TCAAATAAGGTTCCAGTGGTCCAACCGTCTCATGCGGTTCACCCGCTCACACCTCTGATCACATACAGCGATGAGCACTTCGCCCCGGGTCCACATTCGGGACACCACCCCCAGGACGTCAACCCCAAGCAAG GTATGCCCAGGCATCATCCAGGACCTGACATTCCCAATTTCTACCCCCTCTCTCCGGGAGGAGTTGGACAGATGACCCCCCCTTTGGGATG GTTCTCCCATCACATGGTTCCAGGCCCTCCTGGACCCCACGCCACAGGAATCCCTCATCCAGCTATCGTAAATCCGCAGGTTAAGCACGAGCCGCATCATGATACAGACCTGATGCACAT GAAACCTCAACACGAGCAGAGAAAGGAGCAGGAGCCCAAAAGACCTCACATCAAGAAACCTTTAAATGCTTTTATGCTATATATGAAAGAGATGCGCGCCAACGTGGTGGCGGAATGCACGCTGAAGGAGAGCGCTGCAATCAATCAGATCCTCGGCCGGAGG TGGCATGCTTTATCTCGGGAAGAGCAAGCTAAGTATTACGAATTAGCCCGTAAGGAACGGCAGCTCCACATGCAGCTCTACCCAGGATGGTCTGCCAGAGACAATTAT GGGAAGAAGAAGAAGCGGAAGAGGGAAAAGATCCAGGAACCTGCCCCAG GTACAGGCCAGAGGATGAAAACGGCGTACATCTGA
- the LOC127651618 gene encoding lymphoid enhancer-binding factor 1-like isoform X1: MPQLSGGGGGDPELCATDEMIPFKDEGDPQKEQIFAEISHSEEEGDLAEIKSSLVNETEISPNSNSHDAARQSQIPPDSYHENLRDHPDDGKHQDMYSKGHPYSSYPGYIMMTNMNNESYMNNGSLSPPIPRVSNKVPVVQPSHAVHPLTPLITYSDEHFAPGPHSGHHPQDVNPKQAGMPRHHPGPDIPNFYPLSPGGVGQMTPPLGWFSHHMVPGPPGPHATGIPHPAIVNPQVKHEPHHDTDLMHMKPQHEQRKEQEPKRPHIKKPLNAFMLYMKEMRANVVAECTLKESAAINQILGRRWHALSREEQAKYYELARKERQLHMQLYPGWSARDNYGKKKKRKREKIQEPAPGTGQRMKTAYI; this comes from the exons ATGCCACAGTTGTCGGGTGGTGGCGGTGGGGACCCGGAGCTCTGCGCCACCGACGAAATGATCCCGTTCAAAGACGAGGGAGACCCGCAGAAGGAGCAGATCTTCGCGGAGATCAGTCACTCGGAGGAGGAGGGAGACCTGGCGGAGATCAAGTCATCTCTGGTCAACGAGACAGAAATCAGTCCCAACAGCAACAGTCACGAC GCAGCTAGACAGTCCCAAATACCACCAGACTCTTACCATGAGAACCTTAGGGACCATCCAGATGATG GCAAGCACCAAGACATGTACAGTAAAGGGCACCCATACTCCAGTTACCCAGGATACATCATGATGACCAATATGAACAACGAATCTTATATGAACAACGGATCTCTCTCGCCTCCCATTCCCAGAGTG TCAAATAAGGTTCCAGTGGTCCAACCGTCTCATGCGGTTCACCCGCTCACACCTCTGATCACATACAGCGATGAGCACTTCGCCCCGGGTCCACATTCGGGACACCACCCCCAGGACGTCAACCCCAAGCAAG CAGGTATGCCCAGGCATCATCCAGGACCTGACATTCCCAATTTCTACCCCCTCTCTCCGGGAGGAGTTGGACAGATGACCCCCCCTTTGGGATG GTTCTCCCATCACATGGTTCCAGGCCCTCCTGGACCCCACGCCACAGGAATCCCTCATCCAGCTATCGTAAATCCGCAGGTTAAGCACGAGCCGCATCATGATACAGACCTGATGCACAT GAAACCTCAACACGAGCAGAGAAAGGAGCAGGAGCCCAAAAGACCTCACATCAAGAAACCTTTAAATGCTTTTATGCTATATATGAAAGAGATGCGCGCCAACGTGGTGGCGGAATGCACGCTGAAGGAGAGCGCTGCAATCAATCAGATCCTCGGCCGGAGG TGGCATGCTTTATCTCGGGAAGAGCAAGCTAAGTATTACGAATTAGCCCGTAAGGAACGGCAGCTCCACATGCAGCTCTACCCAGGATGGTCTGCCAGAGACAATTAT GGGAAGAAGAAGAAGCGGAAGAGGGAAAAGATCCAGGAACCTGCCCCAG GTACAGGCCAGAGGATGAAAACGGCGTACATCTGA
- the LOC127651618 gene encoding lymphoid enhancer-binding factor 1-like isoform X3, giving the protein MPQLSGGGGGDPELCATDEMIPFKDEGDPQKEQIFAEISHSEEEGDLAEIKSSLVNETEISPNSNSHDAARQSQIPPDSYHENLRDHPDDGKHQDMYSKGHPYSSYPGYIMMTNMNNESYMNNGSLSPPIPRVSNKVPVVQPSHAVHPLTPLITYSDEHFAPGPHSGHHPQDVNPKQGMPRHHPGPDIPNFYPLSPGGVGQMTPPLGWFSHHMVPGPPGPHATGIPHPAIVNPQVKHEPHHDTDLMHMKPQHEQRKEQEPKRPHIKKPLNAFMLYMKEMRANVVAECTLKESAAINQILGRRWHALSREEQAKYYELARKERQLHMQLYPGWSARDNYGKKKKRKREKIQEPAPGGKRSTFSSCKAMTAATGPLLEMEAC; this is encoded by the exons ATGCCACAGTTGTCGGGTGGTGGCGGTGGGGACCCGGAGCTCTGCGCCACCGACGAAATGATCCCGTTCAAAGACGAGGGAGACCCGCAGAAGGAGCAGATCTTCGCGGAGATCAGTCACTCGGAGGAGGAGGGAGACCTGGCGGAGATCAAGTCATCTCTGGTCAACGAGACAGAAATCAGTCCCAACAGCAACAGTCACGAC GCAGCTAGACAGTCCCAAATACCACCAGACTCTTACCATGAGAACCTTAGGGACCATCCAGATGATG GCAAGCACCAAGACATGTACAGTAAAGGGCACCCATACTCCAGTTACCCAGGATACATCATGATGACCAATATGAACAACGAATCTTATATGAACAACGGATCTCTCTCGCCTCCCATTCCCAGAGTG TCAAATAAGGTTCCAGTGGTCCAACCGTCTCATGCGGTTCACCCGCTCACACCTCTGATCACATACAGCGATGAGCACTTCGCCCCGGGTCCACATTCGGGACACCACCCCCAGGACGTCAACCCCAAGCAAG GTATGCCCAGGCATCATCCAGGACCTGACATTCCCAATTTCTACCCCCTCTCTCCGGGAGGAGTTGGACAGATGACCCCCCCTTTGGGATG GTTCTCCCATCACATGGTTCCAGGCCCTCCTGGACCCCACGCCACAGGAATCCCTCATCCAGCTATCGTAAATCCGCAGGTTAAGCACGAGCCGCATCATGATACAGACCTGATGCACAT GAAACCTCAACACGAGCAGAGAAAGGAGCAGGAGCCCAAAAGACCTCACATCAAGAAACCTTTAAATGCTTTTATGCTATATATGAAAGAGATGCGCGCCAACGTGGTGGCGGAATGCACGCTGAAGGAGAGCGCTGCAATCAATCAGATCCTCGGCCGGAGG TGGCATGCTTTATCTCGGGAAGAGCAAGCTAAGTATTACGAATTAGCCCGTAAGGAACGGCAGCTCCACATGCAGCTCTACCCAGGATGGTCTGCCAGAGACAATTAT GGGAAGAAGAAGAAGCGGAAGAGGGAAAAGATCCAGGAACCTGCCCCAG